The genomic DNA ACTGTATCGTAATATGTAGTAATCGGAAGACAACCAAATagaaaaagattcaaactaCTAACACAAACTTAAAATACAAGTGATCCAAAAGCCAGgaaaacagttaaaaaaaaaaaaaaagtggcaagaaagagaagcttatcgTTTACCTTGTAAGGTGCTCAGAGCAGTCGCTGCACAGGCAGGGGTtgtaaaatcaacaaaacaaagaacaatagGATCTCCATTGCGCTGCATTGCCCATAAATGAGAAATACTTCAGTACGTAGGTTTATCAAAGTAACAAGATGATTCTTGGGTAAGCGATTTCAACAAGACCCTAACTTTGAAGCATGGAATCTTACATGTTTGGAGTCTTTGGTCACAAGTCTCACTTCTCTATATCCTAAAAAAGGTCGAAATATATCTAGACCATGGTTAAGGACAGTAAAAATAAATGGTTTCCGTCAAGTTAGTTATAAGGAAATATCGGTTTCAATTAGCATCAAATAGGATACGAGCTACTTCCCTCCTTGAGCAATTAGGAGGAAGTCCTTCAACATATAAAGTGTTGGATGCATCTGGAGGTAGAGGTCGTTCTCGGTTACGCCTACCAACAGATTCTGGTGGATCAAAACCCATAGCATGGCCATTTGGACCATGTTCAAGAGGAAGAACTCCACCACGTCTCATCATAAAATCATCAATGGTATGACCGTTACCTCCTCCTCTTCCCATGGAAACAGAACCGGCTTCTCCTGATTGCATTGAAGGAGTTTGcttcaagagaaaaaaaaacttttttcaggacaataaagtaaagaaaaaaaaaaaaaacaatgaaccAAAAATGAATCAACAAGAATGGTACCACGCTTTGGAGGTATCGATCATAAGCTGAACCAATAGTTCTTGTATCGGGAACATCAAGATCCTCATCCCGCGGATaataaccaccaccaccatgcATCTCATGGCCTGAAGTCATTGTAGATGGTGGAGCTTCTACAAGACGGTAACAAAACCTTAGAATTCACCTCTTTTCATTACTCAAATCTCAGGATTCGTAAGCTATTTACAAAATTCATTACTCAATCTCAGGATTCGTAAGCTATTTACAAAATCCTCAAAATATCTATGTGCTTCTTATACTCCCTATGATTGATGATACGATCAAATTGCTTAATCATATCCTCAGATTTACAAATTGGGTATTAAGAGAAAACGTGAAAGGAAAGCTTACCGAAATCGGAACGGGGACGTTTCGGAGGACCACTTGGAGGATGCtgatgctgttgttgttgttgttgtctctgcTGGTTCCAGTACCCATCCGCCATGGAAATCGAAGCTACTAAATGGAAAATTAAtaagggaacaaaaaaaaacaaaccctaatttcaatgAATAGATTCGATTCGATTCTATCTGGATTTGATAGAAGAAAACCCTAGcttgctccttcttcttcttctgctccaaAGCTCTCTCACGAAATCAAAAATTTCTCGAATCCTTCTTGATtacaattttcttctttgtgtgtGTAATCACGATTGATTTCGAATTTTCTGATTCTTTTTGCTCTCTTTAAAGATCCGAGTCTTGTAGACCCGGCCCGTTTTATTGACCCGATATGATCTCAATTTTCACGGTTTAACGGCCCGCTAAACCAACTTTTTCAGGCCCATATGACCTGAGCTCGGTTATGGTGTATCCAGGATCCCGTTTCAATCCAACTTCTGATTTCAAGATGTCCAATAATATGTTGCTACATGCATGCATTATGTCGTATATGTGGTCATGCatgttaatttaataattttgcatAGTAAGTGATCAAACAACTAAATCATGTCTGTTTTGTAGTTAACAGTAAAAATGATAAGTTTTGGAGATAACagtaaaaatttgatttttgccTATTATGTACTAGACTAGCAAATACATACAATTTAACCGACTGTATAAAACAACTATAAAATGAAGAGGAGATACAATAACCAATAGATGTAGATCAGGTCTAAGATAAGTGAATGTGTGAATCACGGATTGTCGTATGTACATGTATAATAGATGCTTTCTTAATTAAGGAGTAACGAGAAAATACTCTGATGTTgtcttgaagagtatatatgCTGACATGCAAAATCACAATGATTAATGAATGAACTTTGAATAagtgaattaataataaatactccctccgtttcaaaatataagatattttagagaaattttttgttttataatatatgatgttttcaattttttatacaatatttagattagtttagtattttatattatgcagtattgtttctgattggttgaacttgttaaaagtaaagatttcttaatctgcgtggtTCAgttaaaatatcctatattttgaaacggagggaatagttgacatatatatatatataaacgacAAAATAAAAACGGAGTCATGTTTATTATATActcatatactatataaatgTAGGAAATGAGGAGATGGGgccaaacacaacaacaatacaacaaAAGTAAGTAGGTTTCCATGTTTCCTtgagagttttttctttttgttaaccAAAACTTTCATTTCTTCTCAACCCTCTTTGCCTTAATCATCATTCATTTTATTTCTCTAAACTCCAATCATACAATCTATCATCGCACCCTCTTCTTTACTTtaacttttatcaaaaatttcCACTCCAAAATTTTCCTATTGATTTATATTCCTTTGTATACtgtatcacaaaaaaaaaaaaaactacatctATATACTCTTTGTTGATgttttatatatgcatatattttgGCAttggttgtaacttgtaacacatacacacacagtCACACATATATGCTATTTACATGatcttattagttttttttttttttttacgatacTAATGTTACGATACTACTTATTAGTTTCAGTAGCCTTCAACAATTGCAGAGTTTACAGAAATAAAATGAAACGTAGACGCAACGGTTTTAATAATCTTACGTTCCAACAGTTAGCaacatttgaataaattaatgtatatatgtcATATGCCATAACGATTctaaaagagaaagaatatgATACAGTGTTCGGAACACTTGAAAATATCGTTCAAAAACGTAAAATCGAAGTTAACTTTGCAATTGTTGAAGTTTGTAAAGATTACAGTattatttaattgattgatCATTTATTCATTTCACCAGGAGAAGTAGAGATATTCAAATGTTAGTTTTTTAAGTCTACTTATATACAGATAATATTCGTTaacaatgcatatatatatatatataatgtaattatttaataccAAATGTACAATAGTAATAGATGATAAAACTCCAATATTTTTAGTAGTAGTATAATAGTaccatttacatatatatatatgcatggaaAATTGAACAATAACTTTTGTGTCTTGATACTAGGGCATGGATCATCCAATCCAAGGTTTTCGATTTGCTTTACAATGTCGAGAGGAGCTAGATCCTATGTAATGCTATACTTACTagtatcaaacaaaatcacattcATATTCGTTTGTAAACCACttactaatttgttttgtcGGTGAATTTCGAAGGATTACACAAATAAAGAATTGAGTTATATAGTATAACAAAATgatagagataaaaaaaaaatgtagagaaAAGAATGGGAGATGCTTGCGGGTTTATGAAGTTTTGAGAGATCATCTCTCACCATGATAGAAGGTAGTAGATGTTACTTCGGTTTGGCTATGGGCATTCTTAGTAAATCTCATTGGCTGGTGCTTGAGAAGAAGggtgctttgttttctttgttctaCTATCTTTCTTTAGGTTTTATTGTCGGTTACCTCTGTTTTAGTTTAAGTTAtcattctcttttgtttttggttgtaaAATTTCTGTTTAGTAGTTCGATTTTTAGACTCTGGGGACATAAACGTTGTCCGCCGGCTTACTGACTCTGGAGACATCAATGTCGTCCGCCGGCTTTAGCTTTGTATTTCACATTTGGTTCCACAACAAGTAGATTAATAAAATtccagttgacaaaaaaaaaatgggagatgaTGCATtgcattattattgttttcacCAAAAAGTGATACATTCTCCTCGACTAACTCCCACAAAATCTGGAGGGAAGCACCAAAGACTAGCCCTCGACATATTAACCGAACCCGAAACCTGAACTCGAACCCGACCCAAAGTAGggggttcggttcgggttcgggaaGTATGTAAAACCCGATCGGGTGTAATGTTTCTAAAGTTTggatacccgatcgggtttggGTATTACCCGAAACCCGAAGTAAAACCCGAATAACCCGAAAATATAACACTTGATCCCTAAATCCCTAAATCCCTAGTTTTACTTTACTCTTTCTCTTCGCACTCGCAGACAGAAAGTACGGTTTCTCTCTTAAAAATTATACACCAAATCGTCAAACTAGA from Camelina sativa cultivar DH55 chromosome 7, Cs, whole genome shotgun sequence includes the following:
- the LOC104702460 gene encoding nuclear speckle RNA-binding protein A → MADGYWNQQRQQQQQQHQHPPSGPPKRPRSDFEAPPSTMTSGHEMHGGGGYYPRDEDLDVPDTRTIGSAYDRYLQSVQTPSMQSGEAGSVSMGRGGGNGHTIDDFMMRRGGVLPLEHGPNGHAMGFDPPESVGRRNRERPLPPDASNTLYVEGLPPNCSRREVAHIFRPFLGYREVRLVTKDSKHRNGDPIVLCFVDFTTPACAATALSTLQGYRMDENEPDSKFLRLQFSRKPGSRPGQRGRR